The Cyprinus carpio isolate SPL01 chromosome B22, ASM1834038v1, whole genome shotgun sequence genome contains the following window.
AGTTAAAACAATGCTTTCACAATGTGCGAAAGGTACAAGAAATTAGCTTTAGAGGTTAAAGAACATTtgctggtgtaaaaaaaaaaaaaaaaaatgtatattaaaaaatgtgcagtaaaattatattatatagccTACTTAAATTTTTAAAACGCGAGAAGCAAGTTAGGAAtggcaaaaaaatacaataaaaaaataaataaaaaaacgtaaaatCTAGATACGCAtttttggaagattttttttttactttctgactTTTTAGCATCTCAGTTCAGCTCACAGAAATATTCcataaaatgaatatgtaaatgcaatatattttatataattcatataaattatacttTGTATATACTGTGAATGTTGTTGGCTCTATGCTCATGATTTGTACGTCGCTTTGTGGGGAAAGGTGTCTGGTAAACGCATGcatgtaaatgttgttttataaacAATCACACTGTTTACATTGCTACACACTGAGCGAGTCGGAGTTGTTTGAAAGAAACGATTCTCTGTTCAATCAGCCAGTGAACCGCTATATTTGATTCTTTAAAAACCCATTCATTGGAACAAGCtgaaaagattcatttaaaagagccgactcaaaagaacgattcgcTCACAAATCGAGCATCGCTTCTGTCAGTGATGTTTATGCTTTATCGCTTTATGTGtggtctttaaaaataataagcttCGGTTGCTTAATTTAAGTTGCTAAATCAGTACTGCCacgagaagaagaaaaacatatcTAAGCACTAAACCATGAAAGAGATGCTCACCGCCCGTATAGCAGCGATGGTGTTCTCGGGGGCGTCGTGTCCCCCGCCGCGGTGCGCCACCGCTGACGCTCCGGACGCGGGCCGAAGCACCTGTCTGGCCCGGCTGGAGGGGACCTGCGGGAACCGGAACATCACCAGGAAGAGGTAGAGAGAGGCCGTGAGCACCGTGGGCCAGACGGCGCTCCTGGTTCCCAGCAGAACCACGACGAAGACGACAGAGAACAGCGTGAGCTCGTCTCCAAACTGAAGCATGGCGAGAAAGCGAGCCTACAAACACACGAGCGCTGTTATTGCAAATAACCGATCGGTGATCAATACACATGTAGCATCAGCTGGTTTCCGCTCGGTCGATGCTTTCAGACGACATCCGCGTCGCGAGGGTCATCCAGATGTTGATACTGTAGTGTTCAGCCTCCCGTCATTCATTGTGTGTCACAAACCTGCTTGCATTAATGAACTGGCAGAATTATCATGACATCACGGGTTTTTTTCGAAATCGCTCGCGTGACCAGATTGACTGCTGACctcagcacaataaacagcattaACTGCTATTAATGACAGCCtaagtaaatgtatttacactGCGTACCGATAACCCTTCAAGCTGCTTGACGAACAAAAAGCGCAAGATctctataatataataactaacgTTATCTGACGCAATGCCAGCCAGGTGGTGGAAACTTCCCAACAACACGACTATGACATAAAAGTtcatgtgtttaaaatatttttggttagGCCTAATATAAGTAAATTtccccttttatttatttattattattgttgttgtttttaaatttcagaacatttttaatttagtaagtttatattatattatttcattgcAATAACAACGAAGAGGCCTTTATTTTGAAGTCTGCGCGATGCACTGAACTTGTGTGATGTAagtgctttcaaaaataaatacattgttaattttaatacatttcattcacttttttgtttatataacacTATCTTCAAAAAaccttaattcaaaataataccaCACTCAAATaccttttatacaaaaaaatcacctcataaaagaatagaaaaaagaaaaaataaacaaaaaggaaactaaaaaaaaagaaataaaaaaggcaactaaaataatgtattgtattattttatttaattttacaattgaaaacagttttacattttaaaagcatgttaagTTATTTTATTGCGAAAACGACACAAGGACTATTAATTTGAAGTTCCGCTGCCTGACTTTTTGTATCCCGCTTCACAGAAGCACTGCAGTGCACTGAACTTGTGGAGATGTAAGTGCTTTCAAAGCTGCATTAATTGTTgacattttattgaattaatttgctATCGTTTGTGTATTTTCTTTCGTGGTCGAATCTGTAGACGCATGAAACACTAGCAAATATCCTCAATCTGAGTTCACGTAAGTATTGCCCTTGACAGCCAGTAACGTTATCTTACTCTAATAATACCCACAGGATAAACCTGgttaatgcatttttaagcaaGTATGTTATATTATCTAGTCAATTTAAGCGTATTTCCTTTTAATAAGTATTGTTACTAGCGACGGGAAAAACGAACCTGTTCAAAGCTTCGAATCAATTCAATCAAATGCAtctcaaaatgattcactgtttcgaagctcGAAACACCAATTGTGAAAAAGGCAGTTACAAAttaattgcaaatgttttatttaaagtataatacactaaatgttatatatatatatatatatatatatatatatatatatatatatatatatataaaaacattaaatatgaattttttttttttttttttttttaattaaattataatattacttgttttgtttgttttatagaaaGCTTGCAAATGGAGGCCAGTAAGACACTATTGACTACTACTCATCCTTTTAGGCCTGGTTTGACACACAGGgcttagattaagccaggattaggcaatagttcaattaggacattatttaagtagtttttataaACATGTCTTAGAAGAAAAAGCaatactggtgtgcatcttgagacaaaacaaaggcactgacatattttaagatcggTTAGTGCaggtttctttcagttgaaacagctcagacttacattttagtctgggattaGGCCTAAGCCTGGTTTGTGAAACCAGGAGTTAGTTACAGAAATGTCtctttaaaatttttacaaactGATGAAACTGATCAGGTAAAAACCGTAGGTTAACCGCTGCGAGGCGATCTCAATGAACTCGCATGATTCACGGGTTCACAAAAATCGCCCCTCAACAGAAAACCATTGAAATTTCGATTCTGACTTGACTCAAAGCCTCGTTTACTGAAATCACGTGACTTTGGCCCTTTGATACGCTCTCCGAACCACTGTCTCTAAACAAACGAGTCACAAAAGTTTCGAAGCGTCACGAAGCAGTGCTTCGAAAGCGCCCATCACTAATCGTTACCATGGTTACTGTCTCCTCAGATGATGTCGGCACGATTAATCCGCATCTCCCGTCTCCCTCTCTATGGGTGTCACCGTGCAGGACTGATCTCAAACTCTGGTGTGCAGTACAGCCGTGACCTGGCGCATGTGGGTCGACGGACGCCCATCACAGTCACTGTGCAGATCCAACCTGCGGCCTTCTGCTCTGACCTTGCCTCGAGGAAGTACAGTCCAATTTACACTTTTCCGGCTATCAGAGGCCTGCGTGCGCTTTCTAGACTCAAACTGATGCAGACGGGCATCACTGTGGTCTTACTGCCCGCGGTGTACTACCTCTACCTGCAGTGCATCTAAAATGAAACGATTATAAAAACACTTCAATAAGATAAACACTCCCAAATTCACATTCAAGAAAAAGACTAACGGATGAAAACTCTAGTAAAGAAAGTCTggtgtaaggttaaccctgccggctttacattcttgaaaacgattaacagttgaaaacattcgttagaaatttagaaaaatcatcaaatgtaatcagttagaTTTCTTCTAATGCAACTgaagtaactgaaatagttacactacatttttaaacagggtaacttgtaatctatTAGCTTTTAAcctgttacatttccaaagtaaccttcccagcactgaatgataatcttcacaaattaacACCGTTGCCTACTGTCCCACGGTTGCACCGCTGTTAAGCTTATACAAGTTTAGCAAATATACAAGGTTGAAATGTTTTGCAACTTTACACAGTGGGGCTGTGAAAGTGAATAAGTGAGTGTTTACCATCATGGCGTTTAAAGTCCCAGACAGCCTCTGTTGTGTCCCATTTATCCACTTGTTAGCAACTGCTTTCTTCAAGACACATAAAtccttaaaaaattaaatgaggcATTACTGGTGTATTTTATGTCATGGAAAAAATGTTATACCACAGACCGTGTGAAACACAGACCTGTAGCCTTTTTAGTTTTTGACAGAAACCATAAACCCAGTCAGACTTCACGACACTTGAGAATGTTGTACTCCAGGACAGCAGGTGGCGCGGTCGACGTATTCAGTTGCTAAGCAACCCACAGAAAATCCACTGAACGCGTCCCTCGCGAATCACGCAAACGACCCACAACAACAACACCGTCTGGAGGTGAACCTCAAACTGCAGCTTTAACACTTAAAGGTAAGTCAACGTTTCTTTAAATCTCAGCTAACACGCAGATTTCACCCACTGTTCTACAGCGCGTCACCTGATTCACTGTTCACGTGCGTTTCTTCTCTCTGAGTGgactttgtttgttttatgctagcGTTGCTAGAATTATTATTCTGCAGTGGAAACACCATGGGCTTATGGGGAGCGAAGTAACACGCGAAAAAAGCTGCTAAAAGAGCCAATAATGTGCTTGAATCTTTAGAAGAACGAGTTCATTCTCAGATTGGAAAGAGGCCAACCAAAGATGGCGTTGAaggagttttgtttttctttggttgCTCTTACAGCACCCCGTCTATACCTGAAGTACAGTCGGAAAGATGGACATTCATTGCTCAGTACAACAAATCACTATGTGTTGGAAAAGTTATCAGGCGGCGGGTTACACTGTTTGGGAATATTTTACTCCCTtggtaaaactaaaaaaaaaaaaaaaaaaaaagaaacacatgtaTTCAAGTTACAGCTAAATATAGATGGTCCGCCTTTGTTTAAAAGTTAATCTCTTCAGATCGTGTTATTATAAGACCAGTTTTGATTGCTTATTTTTGTGGTGTCACTAAACCAACTTCCCTTTCAGACTGCCTAGATTCTCTTGATAGAGAGCTAAATGGCTTGAGAGAaggatttgtaaatgttttgtccCAGCTGAGTTTGCCAGAAAACCAAGGGTCTGGAAGAAAGACTAAAATGGAAAGCAACAGAATTTAGATGATGTGTTGTCGGAGGTTGTCTTACCgaacaaatgtataataatttcatGCTTTTATCTGCTGCAGTTTGCATTTTAGCAAATCTGTCATTCTGTTAATCGATGAGTGACTTCGCCAATGCATTGCTTATCTTATTTTTTGAACATTTCAATAAGTTGTGTGGTTCAGAATTTGTGGTGTACACTCTGTATTGATTCAGCTTAGCTGTGATTTCACTTAGACCTAATATCTGGATTTCATTGTGAAAATTACTTGGAGAACTTtcattgaaaatgtgtgtgtttgtgttttcattttctctCCCCCCAGAATTGGACATTTTGAGCTACTCTTGGACACCATCTCCACTAGTAAGTATGACATCTAATCGGTTTAAAGTCGCAATCAGTATTTATGTATTTCCCTTTGTATTATcttcttttaaaatactttgtttatCCACATTTGTGTTTTGCTTGCAGAAATCATGTACCACATTGTCGGTTTTGTTGACACTGAAGAAGTGGAGGTTGTGCCTGCAATCTGGGTGAAGAGtggtgtgtgtttgattaaaaaGGTAAAATGGTAAACAACTTTTTGAATTGTTCTGATTTTGTAATTCTGTCTTTCATAGATAATTATAGTGAAGCATGCCAGAAGCTACCTCTTGCAGAACAGCAGACCAAACTCCAGTCATACTCCCTGATGCCACCgaaatgcaaaataaagtaaGACTGTTTATATTATCTAATTCTTTAACACAGACCTGTTTCCTAACAGGTCCTTGTATCAATGTGCAGTTCCACAAATTAACATGCAAATTTCTTTTTGAACTGCACAATGGGAATATTTTACTGAAGAGTGTTTTCACATTAACATGCCACCCTCGCTTCATCAAATTTGGTAATCATTCAATTTCTCGCCTTCGCTAAAGACGAGACATGTGCCCACTGGATGATTATGACCGTGATGAGGAGGCTACCACACCCCTAAAAAACAATTTCCCACAAGCTCCTCAAATATATCTGCTGTCCAAAAGGATTTGTTCGGCGTCTAATGAGCTACAACCAAGTGCTGTAGGACAAAGTCAAAGTCAGTCCCCGGGTGTGACACAGATTGTGGAAACTTCGAGACCATCCTTGTTGGAGATAAGTCCTGGCTCTGAGTGGCATGAAAATACTCTGCTGCCTCGCCAGATTTCCCAGCAGCCGCGGCGAACAAGTAGTTCTGACAGAGCATCACAAGACACCACAGAACATAAGAGTGAAGTGACATGGCCACAGGACACAAGTGTACAGTCTCCCGAACAACCGGCACAGTCACCGCGGCATCACGAAACACCCAGACCCCAGAGAAAAAGCCTCTCAAGCTATGATCCATTCTTAACCTGTAAGATTCACTTCTGTTTTCTAACATTTACTCACTGCTAGTGTaagtagggctgggtaaaaatagaaacttctctattttaataatgaacGGAACAATGTGGCGCATCCCATCCAATAAGTCACAATAAGCTTTGTGTTTACGTTTGATATAAATCAAAGTCTCCGATTAAAAACCAACACCAATCTAATATAAAACAATCATCTAGcgataaatgcagttttggtgctgtttaatgtggagcGACAGATGGCTGAAGCACCTCAGTTCAAGGAAACAGCAGCATGAAGCGaatgtgaactgatcatctcctccGCCTTAATACCAGTTTCACCTTGAAATAAACATCAATAAACAGCtgaagctattaaaaaaaaaaaaaaacgtaacgaAATCagtatcctgtctcatgtaatcgctcaataaGTGTTTAAACCGCACAAAGACATCAATATAACAGCTTGTAACAATGTcacgtaacgtcacatttacATCAGAAGACACATATTCGGTGACTAGAGAGgagcattttataaatatatgaaatatataacatTCATTATAACTTTAATGTTTATAGTATGaataaatttgtcaagtttttatgacagccactatttaaatgtttatataaaaaaaaaaagtgcaaatagcCCACTTTGTTGGTAGAAGCTAattacactaactccgcccaccagCGTGTGAATGGGCTagtcaacactacaaaagacGATCAGTAAACAACAGCTCCAGTGGCGCAGATGGTAAAACGCAAGTTATAGTCTTCTTGATTCAATCGACCCGACaccgttattattgcatactgttttataatttactaCAATGCTAAGGTGGAggtaattgccactatttgcaataagtggtataaatagcagaaaatcctgcaaTTTTTTACATGGTGTAAATGGAATCTATAGCTAGCACCTAGTTTAGCACCTATAGATTGCATCTAGTGTAAATAACAAATcgctaaaaatactgctattttcacttagtgtaaatagcatctgtcgctaagaaaatatgctatttttactTGGTGTAAATAGTATCTAATTGCTGTTTACACTTAGTGCAAGTAGCcactgcctttaaaaaaaaaaaacaggaagatcTGGCATGTACTGTACCGGATATATCTAAGATAATGGATGTCAAATCGAATCGCAagcttgtgaatcagaatcagatcGTGAAATTTGTGTGAAAACCCAGCCCTAAGTGTAATGTTAATTTCATAGCATGGGTATTGTGGTGAACTTTGCAATTCCTGTGTTTGTTTCAGCACTTCTCCATGACatattaactaaacaagaaattCTAATGGAGCAGCAGAAGAAGATTATGAGGATGGTGCAAGATCTCAAAGCAAACAATGTTTCTGAGATCACGGAGACTAACCTTTTAAGTCCAGAACAATGTCCAGTTGAAGATTTGAGGTCATTAACTTCCCCGGAAAGTGATCTTCAATCTTGTCCGGAAACGAGAATAAAAGTGGTAGGTAACATTGTCAGTTGCTTACTGTTATCTTAAGAGTTTTATTGTAGTAACGGTTATAAATAAATGGTTTGtgtgtttaatataaaacaaaaaatggttgGGAAAAAAACCCATTTGAAAAATTAATCTAATTTGGTAAGTCCAATATCAAAATAATTCATCCCTAGATTTAGCTGATTCAATCTTTTCATATCAGTGATCAACAAACTGCACAGTGCAGAAACTTGGCACTTTCAAAGTCAATTCTGTTAAACAGGAAACATACAGTGGGAGCGGAGAAGATGAAATGACATACAAGGATGAAGAATCCTGTCCGATACAAATAGAAAAACAACAGGCACCAAAGATGGGCAAACCCTGTGGACCTACATGTGGAAAGAAATGTACGCAGAAGATCCCACATGTTCgaagaaaagaaatatttaacGCCTATAAGGACATGTCACACAGCGACAAATGGACTTTTGTATTTCACTCAGTTACCCAATCACTGAAAACACGTTTCACGACGGGAGGTCCCAGCAGACGCAACAAGACTTTTCAGTATCACCTAAATAACAGCCTCGGGCAACCTCAAGAAGTCTGCAAAACCTTCTACCTAACCACACTGGGATACCATCCGAAAAACGACAGAGTGATTGTCAGCGTGACAGGCAACAAATCCGGTGCCGTTCCTCCTCCAGACCGCAGAGGGCGACACCCACCTCCCAATAAAATAGATCTGACGCCAATTCACCAACACATTCAGTCGTTCAACCCAACTATCAGTGACTGTAAATGTGAACACGCCGAAAGCAGACGATATTTACCAAGCAATGTAACCATCATGATGATGTATAAAGACTTTAAAGGCAAAAGTTCAACTGTGTGTTCATATGAAACCTATAGGAAAGCCATAAAAGACATGAATATAGGTTTCAGGAAATTGAGCGAGGAAGAGTGCAAAAAGTGTCTGGAAGGCGATACTCGCATTAAGACTGAGCATCTCTAAAGTAGCAAAAATAGTAGCAAATAAATGTCACACTGtgctaaatttaaaataagagcATGATTCTATACAAGTCAGGATTTCACTCGACTTTGTATATTATTTCTGCGGCAAAAGTTTTGGCTACATTTTACACCTCAGTGACAAATACAGATGTTTATGGCCCCGATATACTTTAAACGAAGTTCTTTTTCGTTCTTCATATGGGAGctaagaagtttgaaaaggctgagtgacggtatactgtttttgaatgtttcaacacccacgcgctgctggaggcggggtgtggATTAATGTGAATGTGTCACGCCGATCATGCGTacatcccctaaacacaacaataaatGCCTTCTccgaatctttaaagtctctcagtgagcgatcgtacaggtgcagAAACTTTTGTACCAGCTCAGcttttcattactccagtgtattcatgttgctactAACTTGTTGTTTTGGATGTTGTTCCCCTGTCTGACCTCTGTGGAATGAGTAATGAACTGGGGAAACGAATTTTGTTTCAGCCTGATTTTGTTGGAAATTACATCATATCAGTTTGttctatttcatttaaagtatataaGGGTTCTTGCAGCGTTAGAAAATGGATGAAAATTAGAGTAAAGCCACAAATCAGTTTTGAAAAACAGCAAGATAATTACatgaatttgcatttatttacctACACTTTCTATTTGTATATTGTTTACATTGTATCACGTTTTGTTGTTGGTGTAGCAACTGTGTTTTGCAGTTGTAGGCCGCTGTAGATTTCGTTTTATATTTTCCCCTTTAGATGAGATTGGGAAGTGTTACAACAGCATCAGTTATCTAACTAGAAAAGAGCTAGTGTAGGTGAAG
Protein-coding sequences here:
- the LOC109088899 gene encoding uncharacterized protein LOC109088899 isoform X3, whose amino-acid sequence is MCPLDDYDRDEEATTPLKNNFPQAPQIYLLSKRICSASNELQPSAVGQSQSQSPGVTQIVETSRPSLLEISPGSEWHENTLLPRQISQQPRRTSSSDRASQDTTEHKSEVTWPQDTSVQSPEQPAQSPRHHETPRPQRKSLSSYDPFLTSLLHDILTKQEILMEQQKKIMRMVQDLKANNVSEITETNLLSPEQCPVEDLRSLTSPESDLQSCPETRIKVETYSGSGEDEMTYKDEESCPIQIEKQQAPKMGKPCGPTCGKKCTQKIPHVRRKEIFNAYKDMSHSDKWTFVFHSVTQSLKTRFTTGGPSRRNKTFQYHLNNSLGQPQEVCKTFYLTTLGYHPKNDRVIVSVTGNKSGAVPPPDRRGRHPPPNKIDLTPIHQHIQSFNPTISDCKCEHAESRRYLPSNVTIMMMYKDFKGKSSTVCSYETYRKAIKDMNIGFRKLSEEECKKCLEGDTRIKTEHL
- the LOC109088899 gene encoding uncharacterized protein LOC109088899 isoform X4; translated protein: MYHIVGFVDTEEVEVVPAIWVKSDNYSEACQKLPLAEQQTKLQSYSLMPPKCKIKRDMCPLDDYDRDEEATTPLKNNFPQAPQIYLLSKRICSASNELQPSAVGQSQSQSPGVTQIVETSRPSLLEISPGSEWHENTLLPRQISQQPRRTSSSDRASQDTTEHKSEVTWPQDTSVQSPEQPAQSPRHHETPRPQRKSLSSYDPFLTSLLHDILTKQEILMEQQKKIMRMVQDLKANNVSEITETNLLSPEQCPVEDLRSLTSPESDLQSCPETRIKV
- the LOC109088899 gene encoding uncharacterized protein LOC109088899 isoform X1, with translation MYHIVGFVDTEEVEVVPAIWVKSDNYSEACQKLPLAEQQTKLQSYSLMPPKCKIKRDMCPLDDYDRDEEATTPLKNNFPQAPQIYLLSKRICSASNELQPSAVGQSQSQSPGVTQIVETSRPSLLEISPGSEWHENTLLPRQISQQPRRTSSSDRASQDTTEHKSEVTWPQDTSVQSPEQPAQSPRHHETPRPQRKSLSSYDPFLTSLLHDILTKQEILMEQQKKIMRMVQDLKANNVSEITETNLLSPEQCPVEDLRSLTSPESDLQSCPETRIKVETYSGSGEDEMTYKDEESCPIQIEKQQAPKMGKPCGPTCGKKCTQKIPHVRRKEIFNAYKDMSHSDKWTFVFHSVTQSLKTRFTTGGPSRRNKTFQYHLNNSLGQPQEVCKTFYLTTLGYHPKNDRVIVSVTGNKSGAVPPPDRRGRHPPPNKIDLTPIHQHIQSFNPTISDCKCEHAESRRYLPSNVTIMMMYKDFKGKSSTVCSYETYRKAIKDMNIGFRKLSEEECKKCLEGDTRIKTEHL
- the LOC109088899 gene encoding uncharacterized protein LOC109088899 isoform X2, translated to MPPKCKIKRDMCPLDDYDRDEEATTPLKNNFPQAPQIYLLSKRICSASNELQPSAVGQSQSQSPGVTQIVETSRPSLLEISPGSEWHENTLLPRQISQQPRRTSSSDRASQDTTEHKSEVTWPQDTSVQSPEQPAQSPRHHETPRPQRKSLSSYDPFLTSLLHDILTKQEILMEQQKKIMRMVQDLKANNVSEITETNLLSPEQCPVEDLRSLTSPESDLQSCPETRIKVETYSGSGEDEMTYKDEESCPIQIEKQQAPKMGKPCGPTCGKKCTQKIPHVRRKEIFNAYKDMSHSDKWTFVFHSVTQSLKTRFTTGGPSRRNKTFQYHLNNSLGQPQEVCKTFYLTTLGYHPKNDRVIVSVTGNKSGAVPPPDRRGRHPPPNKIDLTPIHQHIQSFNPTISDCKCEHAESRRYLPSNVTIMMMYKDFKGKSSTVCSYETYRKAIKDMNIGFRKLSEEECKKCLEGDTRIKTEHL